The genomic region TAACCTGTCGGCTTTGCCTTGTAGTCGGCATCGTTCGGATCGGGATGGAGCAGGAACGGCAGGCTTCTGTCGCCGGAGCGAAGATTGGCCTGACCACGGCTCTGGCTGAGGTCTGAGAGATCGAAGGAATAGCTGTCGAACTTGATGACCGAGACGTTGCCATCGACGGTTTTGCGGTGCACTTCGCCGTCATGCATCAGCAGCGATTTGCCGCTCGGATCGACGGCGCCTTCCTTGGCATAATAGATAAGGTCGAAGGCCGGGTCGCGGGAATCGGCGACGAACAGGCCCTTGAGGATACGGCCGGACATACGCTGAGAGATCTCGACATAGAGACCGTCTTCGATGCGGCGGAAGTTTTTTTCCTCAATGACCGTGGACAGAAGGTCGGCATAGGCGGCAGCGACCATGTCGCGCGCTGCGACGCGCGCCTTCGGCTCAACCATGTTGTCGACGGCAAAGGAGAAAATGCTGACGGCGACGGCCAGAAGCATGATCGGGCGGATGATCACCATCCGGTTGGCACCCGCGGCCTCCATCACCGTCAATTCCGAATCGGTGTTCATGGCCGTCAGCGTCTGCGTGATGCCGATCACCAGGGCGAAAGGCAGCACGACGGGAATGATCGTTGGGAGGATGAGGGTGGCAAGCGTCGCGAACGACCCCATCGACTGGCCGCTGTCCGTCACCAGATTGATGCGCTGCAACACCTGAGTCGTCCAGATGATGGCAAG from Rhizobium tumorigenes harbors:
- a CDS encoding LptF/LptG family permease translates to MKLLESYITRRVGLMFLVALLPVLAIIWTTQVLQRINLVTDSGQSMGSFATLATLILPTIIPVVLPFALVIGITQTLTAMNTDSELTVMEAAGANRMVIIRPIMLLAVAVSIFSFAVDNMVEPKARVAARDMVAAAYADLLSTVIEEKNFRRIEDGLYVEISQRMSGRILKGLFVADSRDPAFDLIYYAKEGAVDPSGKSLLMHDGEVHRKTVDGNVSVIKFDSYSFDLSDLSQSRGQANLRSGDRSLPFLLHPDPNDADYKAKPTGYRAELHRRLTDWMLPAIFALISLVIAGDARSHREARLHPMVSALTISFGLRWADFYAANQIEAAPYFIGVLYAINIGSILICIFLLSRTKKRTMPTTLRNRISGWWLRAQAKLPASSGKSSGGNA